The following coding sequences lie in one Osmerus mordax isolate fOsmMor3 chromosome 13, fOsmMor3.pri, whole genome shotgun sequence genomic window:
- the aldh1a2 gene encoding retinal dehydrogenase 2, translated as MTSSKIEIPGEVKTDAAALMASLQLMPSPVPNPEIKYTKLFINNEWQDSVSGKVFPVYNPANGEQICEVQEAEKADVDKAVQAARLAFSLGSVWRKMDASERGRLLSKLADLVERDSAYLATVESMDSGKPFLPTLFVDLQGTMKTLRYFAGYADKIHGTTIPMDGDYLSFTRHEPIGVCGQIIPWNFPLMMTAWKLGPALACGNTVVIKPAEQTPLTCLYLGALIKEAGFPPGVVNILPGFGPMAGAAMASHMGIDKVAFTGSTEVGKLIQEAAGKSNLKRVTLELGGKNPNIIFADADLDLAVEQAHQGVFFNAGQCCTAGSRIYIEEPIYDEFVRRSVERAKRRVVGSPFDPTTEQGPQISKEQQSRVLEFIQSGISEGAKLECGGKALGLKGFFIEPTVFSNVRDDMVIAREEIFGPVQQLMKFKTIEEVIERANNSDYGLVAAVFTNDINKAMTISTAMQAGTVWINCFNALSTQCPFGGYKMSGNGRELGEHGLMEYSEVKTITMKVVSKNS; from the exons ATGACTTCCAGTAAAATCGAAATCCCTGGTGAAGTGAAGACCGATGCCGCTGCGCTCATGGCATCTCTCCAACTCATGCCTTCGCCGGTGCCTAACCCGGAGATCAAGTACACCAAG CTCTTCATCAACAACGAATGGCAGGACTCTGTGAGTGGGAAGGTCTTCCCTGTCTACAACCCAGCCAATGGCGAACAGATCTGTGAGGTCCAGGAAGCTGAGAAG GCTGATGTTGACAAGGCGGTGCAGGCAGCCAGGCTAGCCTTCTCCCTAGGCTCAGTGTGGAGGAAGATGGATGCCTCTGAGAGGGGCAGACTGCTGTCCAAACTGGCCGACCTTGTGGAAAGAGACAGCGCCTACCTCGCA actgTAGAGTCCATGGACAGTGGGAAGCCCTTTCTGCCCACCCTGTTTGTGGACCTCCAGGGGACCATGAAGACGCTTAGATACTTTGCTGGATACGCGGACAAGATCCACGGCACCACCATTCCAATGG ATGGAGATTATCTCTCCTTCACTAGACACGAACCAATCGGAGTGTGCGGACAGATCATCCCT tggaacTTCCCCCTGATGATGACAGCCTGGAAGCTGGGCCCTGCGCTGGCTTGTGGGAACACTGTGGTCATCAAGCCAGCCGAACAGACCCCACTGACCTGCCTCTACCTAGGAGCCCTCATCAAGGAG GCTGGGTTTCCACCGGGAGTCGTCAATATTTTGCCAGGATTCGGGCCAATGGCAGGAGCTGCGATGGCTTCACACATGGGCATAGACAAAGTGGCTTTCACAGGATCAACTGAG GTCGGTAAACTGATCCAAGAAGCAGCTGGGAAGAGTAATCTGAAGAGGGTAACACTGGAGCTTGGAGGGAAGAACCCCAACATCATTTTTGCAGACGCCGACT tGGATCTGGCTGTGGAGCAGGCCCACCAGGGGGTGTTCTTCAACGCTGGCCAGTGCTGCACCGCAGGTTCACGCATCTACATCGAGGAGCCAATCTACGACGAGTTTGTCCGTAGGAGTGTGGAGAGGGCcaagaggagggtggtgggaaGCCCCTTCGACCCCACCACAGAGCAGGGTCCACAG ATCAGTAAGGAGCAGCAGAGCCGTGTTCTGGAATTCATCCAGAGCGGCATCAGTGAGGGAGCCAAGCTGGAGTGTGGCGGAAAAGCTCTGGGCCTGAAGGGCTTCTTCATCGAGCCCACTGTCTTCTCCAACGTCCGGGATGACATGGTCATCGCCAGAGAAGAG ATATTTGGGCCAGTCCAACAGCTCATGAAGTTTAAGACTATTGAGGAAGTGATAGAGAGGGCCAACAACTCCGATTATGGTCTCGTAGCGGCTGTGTTCACCAATGACATCAACAAAGCCATGACCATCTCCACAGCCATGCAGGCTGGCACTGTCTG GATAAACTGTTTCAATGCTCTGAGCACGCAGTGTCCATTTGGAGGATATAAAATGTCTGGCAATGGGCGTGAATT GGGGGAACATGGGCTGATGGAATACTCCGAAGTGAAGACCATTACTATGAAGGTGGTGTCCAAGAACTCCTAA